The window ATCCAGGTGGATGCGTTTCTGCAACAAACCATTGCCGACGGAGTGAGTGGCACGCGCATGCCAACCTGGGGCCAGGCCAATGGCGGCCCGTTGAGCGACCAGGATATTGCCGATGTGGCCGCTTACGTGGCCGGGCTGGCTGGCGGCTCTGAACCCATTGCGCCCGCGCCGACATTTGTGTCCAGGCCGTTCACGCCTGCGCCCGGCGTCACCGGCGACCCGGTGGCCGGACAAGTTGTGTTCGCCAAGAATTGCGTAATGTGTCACGGCGAAGATGCTCAAGGCCGGATCGGAGCCAAACTAACCAAGGAGTGGCCCAGCATCAACCCCGCGGCCTACATTCGAACAACAGTAGAAAACGGGGTTGACGGCTCGCCCATGCCGGCCTGGCTCGACGCCAACGGCGGCCCGCTGACCAAGACCGACATTGATAACGTTTCGGCTTATCTGCTTAGCCTGAATGTGACGGCCAATAATGGCTTGGGCGGGGTCGCCGCCGACGGCCCAATTAGCCTGGGTGCCGGTCTGGCCATTTTGGTGATGATGGCCGTGCTGATCGGCG of the Chloroflexota bacterium genome contains:
- a CDS encoding c-type cytochrome, translating into MLKKMSVLVGVSFGLVFVGISLALAQEGDPEHGAAIYAANCAVCHGADAQGRIGVNLSQDFPSIQVDAFLQQTIADGVSGTRMPTWGQANGGPLSDQDIADVAAYVAGLAGGSEPIAPAPTFVSRPFTPAPGVTGDPVAGQVVFAKNCVMCHGEDAQGRIGAKLTKEWPSINPAAYIRTTVENGVDGSPMPAWLDANGGPLTKTDIDNVSAYLLSLNVTANNGLGGVAADGPISLGAGLAILVMMAVLIGAALVNYYRRA